A single Suricata suricatta isolate VVHF042 chromosome 2, meerkat_22Aug2017_6uvM2_HiC, whole genome shotgun sequence DNA region contains:
- the MACC1 gene encoding metastasis-associated in colon cancer protein 1, whose product MLTNERAHFWFRGISRSKSEGNLFNMEDQKSSRSFHITECPDPGFLLNWPDAFTCLDSSASKTTNPFWNELSASNPFLDDITQLKSNQKRDNISILKEDPFLFFREIETGNSFDSSGDDLDVHQLLRQSSPQKAGRSKSVSELLDILDDTAHAYQNIHNSGQILEQDLEWLQDDREAYKMAWLSQRQLARSCLDLNIVNQSPGWAQTQAAETVIVCKLSHQGGSVQLPESDITVHVPQGHVAVGEFQEVSLRAFLEPPQILNHDLSCTVSPLLEIMLGNLNTMEAILLEMKIGAEVKKDPFSQVMTEMVCLHSLDKEGPFKVLNNCYIYEDILQVKLIDLNRVMYLVVAAQIKATQSPAATIWDCIHKTTSVGIYGPRYIHPSFTAIFTICGHSYIPGKLTISDIKKGGKNTSPVVFQLWGKHSFFLDKPQDLNISVFSCDPDFEVKAEKERKEIKQKQFQAGEVVNQQFLFSLVESREMHLFVFCVQVERPNGKALTQFFITTPDPAPNLKRLSNLPGNLQEEKQIKSAPLLPTVCVKYPAFQDKKMNFTNYGVTLKTVLRQKKIDYLLEYFKGDTVALLGEGKVKAIGHSKVKEWYVGVLRGKVGLIHCKNIKVIAKEQVISMSDHVFTTRNLLEQVTLPLKKLTYIYSIVLTLVSEKVYDWKALAIVLGSSHLALEGFDQIQADKESEKVSYVVKKLKEDCHADRNTRKFLYELIVALLKMDCQGLVAHLIREAALLTSAVKLGKGWRELAEKLVRLTKQQMEAYEIPHREKAGDVTVEMMWKPAYDFLYTWGAHYGNSYRDMLQDLQSALDRMKNPVTKQWRDLTGALILIHSLEFLRATAFSTSEEA is encoded by the exons ATGTTAACTAATGAAAGAGCCCATTTTTGGTTCAGAGGAATTTCACGCAGTAAGTCTGAGGGAAATTTGTTTAACATGGAAGaccaaaaatcctcaagaagTTTCCATATTACAG AATGTCCAGACCCAGGATTTCTTCTCAATTGGCCAGATGCTTTCACATGTCTTGACAGTAGTGCTTCCAAAACTACCAATCCATTCTGGAATGAACTGTCTGCTTCTAACCCATTTTTGGATGATATAACTCAGCTAAAAAGTAACCAGAAGAGAGACAATATTTCCATCTTGAAGGAagatccttttctattttttagagaaattgaAACTGGAAATTCATTTGATTCCTCTGGTGATGACCTGGATGTGCATCAGTTGCTTAGGCAGTCTTCCCCACAGAAAGCTGGAAGATCTAAAAGTGTTTCAGAACTTTTAGACATTTTAGATGACACAGCACATGCCTATCAGAATATACATAACTCTGGCCAGATACTAGAACAAGACTTAGAATGGCTTCAGGATGATAGAGAGGCTTATAAAATGGCCTGGCTAAGTCAACGCCAGCTGGCCCGTTCCTGCCTGGATTTGAATATAGTTAATCAGAGTCCTGGATGGGCCCAAACACAAGCTGCAGAGACCGTGATAGTTTGTAAATTAAGCCACCAAGGAGGGTCAGTACAATTACCTGAATCAGATATCACTGTTCATGTGCCCCAAGGCCATGTAGCTGTGGGAGAATTCCAAGAGGTATCTCTAAGGGCTTTTCTTGAACCTCCACAAATACTTAACCATGATCTTTCATGCACTGTAAGTCCACTGTTGGAAATCATGTTAGGCAACCTTAACACAATGGAAGCCATTTTGCTGGAGATGAAAATAGGGGCTGAAGTGAAAAAGGATCCTTTCAGCCAAGTCATGACAGAAATGGTATGTTTACACAGCTTGGATAAAGAAGGCCCTTTCAAAGTGTTAAACAACTGCTATATTTATGAAGACATTCTCCAAGTCAAGCTAATAGACTTGAACCGGGTGATGTATTTAGTGGTTGCTGCACAGATTAAAGCTACTCAGTCACCAGCTGCCACCATTTGGGATTGTATCCACAAAACCACCTCAGTTGGAATTTATGGGCCCAGATATATTCATCCCAGTTTCACTGCTATTTTCACAATTTGCGGACACAGTTACATTCCAGGAAAGCTTACAATCTCTGATATTAAGAAAGGTGGTAAAAACACATCTCCGGTTGTGTTTCAGCTTTGGGGGAAGCATTCATTCTTCCTTGACAAGCCAcaagatttaaatatttctgttttttcatgtgATCCTGATTTTGAAgtgaaggcagaaaaagaaaggaaagaaattaaacaaaagcaGTTTCAAGCAGGTGAAGTAGTTAatcaacaatttttattttccttagttgAGTCCAGAGAAAtgcacttatttgttttttgtgttcaGGTGGAGCGTCCCAATGGTAAAGCACTTACACAATTCTTTATCACTACACCTGATCCAGCTCCAAACCTAAAAAGGCTCTCAAATCTGCCAGGTAATTTGCAGGAAGAGAAGCAAATCAAGTCTGCTCCATTGTTACCAACAGTGTGTGTCAAATATCCCGCATttcaagacaaaaaaatgaactttacCAACTATGGGGTAACTCTGAAGACAGTGCTAAGACAAAAAAAGATTGACTACTTACTGGAATATTTTAAAGGGGACACAGTAGCTCTTCTTGGAGAGGGTAAGGTAAAAGCTATTGGGCATTCCAAAGTGAAAGAATGGTATGTGGGAGTCTTGAGAGGTAAGGTTGGACTTATACATTGCAAAAATATTAAGGTGATTGCAAAGGAACAAGTAATATCTATGTCAGATCATGTCTTCACAACCAGAAATCTTCTTGAACAAGTTACCCTACCCTTAAAAAAACTGACTTACATCTACTCAATTGTATTGACCTTGGTGTCAGAAAAAGTTTATGATTGGAAAGCTTTAGCCATTGTCTTGGGCTCCTCACATCTGGCACTAGAAGGTTTTGATCAAATACAAgcagacaaagaatcagaaaaagtTTCCTATGTTGTAAAGAAGTTAAAGGAAGATTGCCATGCAGATAGAAATACAAGGAAGTTCCTTTATGAACTTATTGTG GCTCTGCTGAAGATGGATTGCCAAGGGTTAGTAGCACATCTCATCCGAGAGGCTGCTCTTCTGACTTCAGCTGTCAAGCTTGGAAAAGGCTGGAGGGAACTAGCTGAAAAGTTAGTACGACTCACAAAGCAACAGATGGAGGCATATGAAATTCCTCACCGAGAAAAAGCTGGTGATGTCACTGTTGAG